The Sinomicrobium kalidii genome contains a region encoding:
- the hemB gene encoding porphobilinogen synthase — protein MYPLKRNRRLRTNESIRSLVRETIITPNDFLAPLFVTEGSNVKEEIASMPGYYRYSLDLLEQEIRELWKLGLKSVLLFVKVPENLKDNKGSEAVNPDGLMQRAIKTVKDTVPEMLVMTDVALDPYSSCGHDGIVENGRILNDESVDALTEMSLSHAQAGADFVAPSDMMDGRILSIREALEEEGYTDTGIMSYSAKYASAFYGPFRDALDSAPVDRKDVPKNKKTYQMDYGNRIEALRETEMDIDEGADIVMVKPGLCYLDIVRDIKNEFDVPVAVYQVSGEYAMIKAAAEKGWLDHDAVILEQLTAIKRAGADIIASYFAKDAVKLLNR, from the coding sequence ATGTATCCTCTAAAACGCAATAGACGCCTCCGAACCAATGAAAGCATTCGCTCGTTAGTACGCGAAACCATCATTACACCCAACGATTTTCTGGCACCCCTCTTTGTAACCGAAGGCAGCAACGTAAAGGAAGAGATCGCCTCCATGCCCGGTTATTACCGTTATAGCCTTGACCTGTTGGAGCAAGAGATCAGGGAATTATGGAAACTGGGCTTAAAATCCGTCCTGCTCTTTGTAAAGGTTCCCGAAAACCTGAAAGACAATAAAGGTTCGGAAGCTGTCAATCCCGACGGTCTCATGCAGCGAGCCATAAAAACCGTAAAGGACACGGTTCCGGAAATGCTGGTGATGACCGATGTGGCCCTGGACCCCTATTCGTCCTGCGGGCATGACGGCATCGTGGAAAACGGACGTATCCTGAACGATGAATCGGTAGACGCCCTTACCGAAATGAGCCTTTCCCATGCACAGGCCGGGGCCGATTTTGTAGCCCCCAGCGATATGATGGACGGGCGTATTCTCTCCATCCGTGAAGCCCTGGAAGAAGAAGGGTATACCGACACCGGCATTATGAGTTACAGCGCCAAATATGCCTCCGCTTTTTACGGGCCATTCCGGGATGCTCTCGATTCCGCCCCTGTAGACCGGAAAGATGTTCCCAAAAACAAAAAGACCTACCAGATGGATTACGGTAACCGCATAGAAGCACTTCGTGAAACCGAAATGGACATTGACGAAGGCGCCGATATCGTCATGGTGAAGCCCGGACTCTGCTATCTCGACATTGTAAGAGATATTAAAAATGAATTCGATGTCCCTGTGGCAGTCTATCAGGTGAGCGGTGAGTATGCCATGATAAAGGCCGCAGCCGAAAAAGGCTGGCTGGACCACGACGCCGTGATACTGGAACAACTTACTGCCATAAAACGCGCCGGGGCCGACATCATAGCCTCATATTTTGCCAAAGATGCGGTCAAATTGTTAAACAGATAA
- a CDS encoding 3'-5' exonuclease, whose translation MLQKINIENILFLDIETVPQKENFSRLTSEEQDLWEQKTAYQRKDDYSPEEFYDRAGIWAEFGKIICISVGYFYSKGNDRQFRTTSFYGEEQKLLTEFKNLLEGHFSQPYHLLCAHNGKEFDFPYIARRMIIHSIQIPFKLNLFGKKPWEVPHLDTMELWKFGDYKHFTSLKLLTNILNVPSPKDDIDGSQVRDVFYEEKDIDKIITYCEKDVVATAQVFLRFRGEDILPEDAILHI comes from the coding sequence ATGTTACAAAAGATCAACATCGAAAATATTCTTTTTCTGGATATCGAAACTGTTCCCCAAAAGGAAAATTTCAGCCGGTTGACAAGTGAAGAACAGGACCTCTGGGAACAAAAAACAGCCTACCAGCGAAAGGACGATTACAGTCCGGAAGAATTTTATGACAGGGCAGGGATCTGGGCGGAATTCGGGAAAATAATATGTATTTCCGTAGGGTATTTTTATTCCAAAGGAAATGACAGACAGTTCCGTACCACTTCCTTTTACGGCGAAGAGCAAAAACTGCTTACCGAATTCAAAAACCTGCTGGAAGGACATTTCAGCCAGCCTTATCACCTTCTGTGTGCACACAACGGAAAAGAATTCGACTTTCCGTATATTGCCCGCCGTATGATCATCCACAGCATACAAATTCCCTTCAAACTGAACCTTTTCGGTAAAAAACCCTGGGAAGTGCCGCACCTGGACACAATGGAACTGTGGAAATTCGGTGACTACAAACACTTTACTTCCCTGAAACTCCTGACCAATATTCTCAATGTCCCCTCGCCCAAAGACGATATTGACGGCAGCCAGGTAAGGGACGTTTTCTACGAGGAAAAAGACATTGACAAGATAATAACGTACTGTGAAAAGGATGTGGTAGCCACGGCACAGGTGTTTTTACGGTTCCGGGGAGAGGACATCCTGCCCGAAGATGCCATCCTACACATTTAG
- a CDS encoding serine hydrolase domain-containing protein, which produces MKFLKIFFKWLIALVILLIVSLYLFNYDYLIKAVINVYGTGHTTAYLNDYTVFDNRIIEKGDPQPWPLHRDYNKVDPTEKLQALHKEMGTVAFAIIKNDSIWYEQYYESYDKNSKSNSFSMAKSMVSAMLGKAITEGKIKSLDQPVSDFFPEFSEGMAARLTVGDLSSMSSGLNWDESYYSPFSITTRAYFDDNLRDIILGLKVVEEPGQSYKYLSGNTELLAMVLEKATGQTLSAYLSDNFWKPLGAENNALWQLDSEKYGMEKAYCCVAGNARDFARFGKLYKDHGKWNGKQLLDSAFIARSVTPRFPDTPQYGYGFWLSNYKNKDIFYMRGHLGQYVIVIPEDDLIIVRLGHRKAKRTGDDPHSSDFYTYIDEAFTMLNQT; this is translated from the coding sequence ATGAAATTCCTCAAGATATTTTTCAAATGGCTCATCGCCCTTGTTATCCTGCTCATCGTTTCTCTGTACCTGTTTAATTACGATTATCTCATCAAGGCCGTTATCAATGTTTACGGTACGGGGCATACCACAGCTTACCTGAACGACTACACTGTTTTTGACAATCGTATTATCGAAAAAGGTGATCCGCAACCCTGGCCTCTGCACCGGGATTACAACAAAGTTGACCCCACCGAAAAGCTACAGGCCCTCCACAAAGAAATGGGTACCGTTGCTTTTGCAATTATCAAAAATGACAGCATATGGTATGAGCAATATTACGAGAGTTATGACAAAAACTCCAAAAGCAACTCTTTTTCCATGGCCAAAAGCATGGTTTCGGCGATGCTGGGTAAAGCCATTACGGAAGGTAAAATAAAAAGCCTGGACCAGCCGGTAAGTGATTTTTTTCCTGAATTTTCCGAAGGCATGGCTGCCCGTTTAACGGTAGGCGACCTCTCATCCATGTCAAGCGGACTCAACTGGGACGAATCGTATTACAGTCCGTTCTCCATTACCACCAGGGCCTATTTTGACGACAACCTTCGCGATATTATCCTCGGGCTGAAAGTAGTGGAAGAACCGGGACAATCCTACAAATACCTGAGCGGCAACACGGAACTGCTGGCCATGGTACTGGAAAAAGCCACCGGGCAAACACTGTCTGCCTACCTTTCCGATAATTTCTGGAAACCCCTGGGAGCTGAAAACAATGCCTTATGGCAACTGGACAGCGAAAAATACGGCATGGAAAAAGCCTATTGCTGTGTGGCCGGCAATGCCAGGGATTTTGCCCGCTTCGGAAAATTGTATAAGGACCACGGCAAATGGAACGGAAAACAATTGCTCGACTCCGCTTTTATTGCCAGATCTGTAACACCGCGATTCCCGGACACTCCGCAATACGGTTACGGTTTTTGGCTCAGCAATTACAAAAACAAGGATATTTTTTACATGCGCGGGCATCTCGGGCAATATGTTATTGTAATCCCGGAAGACGATCTTATTATTGTCCGGCTCGGCCATCGCAAAGCCAAACGCACCGGGGATGATCCGCACAGCAGTGACTTTTATACCTATATTGATGAAGCCTTTACAATGTTAAACCAAACATAA
- a CDS encoding methylated-DNA--[protein]-cysteine S-methyltransferase: MMTVHIKTPLGPARIRGDENGIASVSALNTEDITYDEVIPEVLEDCAYQLREYFEGKRQEFDLKLNPEGSDFQKRVWDELLKIPYGKTTSYLELSKKLGDVKAIRAVAGANGKNPLWVIVPCHRVIGSDGSMTGYGAGIWRKKWLLEHESPYKQQSLF; encoded by the coding sequence ATGATGACCGTACACATCAAAACACCTCTTGGCCCTGCCCGGATACGGGGAGATGAAAACGGTATTGCTTCCGTTTCCGCCCTCAATACGGAAGATATCACCTATGACGAAGTTATCCCTGAAGTACTGGAAGACTGTGCTTATCAACTAAGGGAATATTTCGAAGGAAAACGGCAGGAATTTGACCTGAAACTGAACCCCGAAGGGTCGGATTTTCAGAAACGCGTATGGGACGAACTTTTGAAAATCCCCTACGGGAAAACCACGTCGTACCTGGAACTCTCCAAAAAGCTGGGCGACGTAAAGGCTATCCGTGCCGTAGCGGGGGCTAATGGGAAAAATCCGCTCTGGGTCATTGTGCCGTGCCACCGTGTTATAGGAAGTGACGGTTCAATGACGGGCTACGGGGCCGGGATATGGCGAAAAAAATGGTTGCTGGAGCACGAAAGTCCGTATAAGCAGCAGTCCCTTTTCTGA
- a CDS encoding CNNM domain-containing protein, whose amino-acid sequence MALLIFYATISIFFSFLCSVLEAVLLSVNPTFINLKKQEGKSYANNLEALKNDVDKPLIAILTLNTVAHTVGAILVGVQAEKTFGSGNNAVGIVSAIMTVLILVVSEIIPKTIGATFWKQLANFTSKALNIIIFPLHYTGILWTLRLATRLIGGKHTHESVFSREDFSAMTDIAEKEGVFDESESKVIKNLLQFDEVQAKDIMTPRTVIKTASEDLTIEEFFKNNPKLRFSRIPIYKGNPDNITGFILKDEVMEEIINGNGNMKLADIRRNILVIQRSLPIPKLFESFIVQRDHIALIVDEYGSVSGLVTMEDVIETLLGLEIVDESDNVENLQVLARRNWQLRAKRLGIINDKDEEP is encoded by the coding sequence ATGGCCTTATTAATTTTCTACGCCACCATATCCATATTTTTTTCCTTCCTGTGTTCCGTACTGGAGGCTGTTTTACTAAGTGTTAACCCCACTTTTATAAATCTGAAAAAACAGGAAGGAAAAAGCTATGCAAATAATCTGGAGGCTCTTAAAAACGACGTGGACAAACCGCTGATAGCCATCCTCACCCTGAATACCGTGGCCCACACGGTAGGAGCCATCCTGGTAGGGGTACAGGCGGAGAAAACATTCGGCAGCGGTAACAATGCCGTGGGAATTGTTTCGGCAATAATGACCGTGCTGATCCTGGTAGTATCGGAGATCATTCCGAAAACCATAGGGGCTACATTCTGGAAACAACTGGCAAACTTTACCTCCAAAGCCCTCAATATCATTATATTCCCATTGCATTACACCGGCATCCTGTGGACACTTCGCCTTGCTACAAGGCTCATAGGCGGAAAGCATACACATGAATCGGTTTTCAGCAGGGAAGATTTTTCGGCGATGACCGACATTGCCGAAAAAGAAGGCGTTTTTGACGAAAGCGAGAGCAAGGTCATCAAAAACCTTTTGCAGTTTGACGAAGTACAGGCCAAGGATATCATGACCCCGAGAACCGTGATCAAAACGGCTTCCGAAGACCTTACGATAGAGGAGTTTTTTAAGAACAACCCGAAACTCCGGTTTTCCAGGATACCTATTTATAAAGGCAACCCCGACAACATTACCGGGTTTATCCTGAAGGACGAGGTCATGGAAGAGATCATCAACGGTAATGGTAACATGAAACTGGCCGATATCAGGCGTAACATTCTTGTCATCCAGCGAAGCCTGCCTATTCCAAAGCTTTTTGAGAGTTTTATCGTACAGCGGGACCACATTGCCCTGATCGTGGACGAATACGGCTCCGTAAGCGGACTGGTAACCATGGAAGACGTTATCGAAACCCTGCTGGGCCTGGAGATCGTGGATGAAAGCGACAACGTGGAAAATCTTCAGGTACTGGCCAGGAGGAACTGGCAGTTACGCGCCAAGCGATTGGGTATCATTAACGACAAAGACGAGGAACCATGA
- a CDS encoding DUF4421 domain-containing protein has protein sequence MKPSSLILFILFFSISTNAQETTGAIIYDERDDYIESFPNRITARLFYVNTSNSFNLNDKSSGDVKLIPNKQDRIGASVSFRAISISYSIAPDFLAENKDNNDSKLFSLNLRTYFGKWMQTLDLYQEKGFFIAYENNSLYYPKIKSFKIGGSTSYILNDKFSFRAIASQNEKQLQNAGSFIPGIVYYYTKLDLNMDSLNDDMYLFDIALSPAYYYNMVPAKNLLLLAGISAGIGLNYSNSNEKSTTSLLTELNLKGTLTYDLSNIYLGAHYSYLFLNHSTEHSTRVNDRIPFFQVFIGYRFKAPKKLVAKADKINSKINTKP, from the coding sequence ATGAAACCATCATCTTTAATCCTTTTTATTCTTTTTTTCAGCATTTCAACGAATGCCCAGGAGACTACAGGAGCCATTATTTATGACGAAAGGGATGACTACATCGAATCGTTTCCCAACAGAATAACAGCGCGTTTGTTTTATGTGAACACTTCAAATTCCTTTAATTTAAATGACAAGAGTTCCGGAGATGTTAAACTGATTCCCAACAAACAAGACCGTATCGGTGCTTCGGTATCTTTCAGGGCTATCTCAATCTCTTATTCCATCGCACCGGATTTCCTCGCCGAGAATAAAGACAACAACGATTCAAAATTATTCAGCCTGAACCTGAGAACTTATTTTGGTAAATGGATGCAGACCCTGGATCTGTATCAGGAGAAAGGTTTTTTTATTGCATATGAAAATAACAGTCTCTATTACCCGAAAATAAAATCCTTTAAAATCGGTGGTTCCACATCTTATATTTTAAACGATAAGTTTTCATTCAGGGCCATAGCTTCCCAAAATGAAAAACAACTGCAAAATGCCGGGAGTTTCATTCCCGGAATTGTATATTATTACACCAAGCTGGATCTCAATATGGATTCGCTCAACGACGATATGTATTTGTTTGACATAGCACTTTCACCTGCTTATTATTACAATATGGTGCCGGCAAAAAACCTGTTACTATTGGCCGGTATCTCAGCCGGTATCGGTTTGAACTATTCAAATTCCAACGAGAAATCAACAACGTCACTCTTAACGGAATTAAACCTTAAAGGCACATTGACTTATGACCTGTCCAATATCTATCTGGGAGCCCATTACAGTTACCTGTTTTTAAATCACAGTACAGAGCATTCAACCCGTGTAAATGACCGTATTCCTTTTTTTCAGGTCTTTATCGGTTATCGGTTTAAAGCACCAAAAAAGTTAGTTGCCAAAGCTGATAAGATCAATAGTAAAATAAACACAAAACCCTAA
- a CDS encoding DUF3667 domain-containing protein, which produces MKKRKHLPYCLNCRTELTEKDNYCPVCGQENLDRKVPLGIFMADFFSNYLSFDSTFFRTVPVFLFRPGKLTNTYNEGKRRAYLNPIRLYLVMSLFYFFAVSLIVPRNFFDQVMAGDYMGAFLDESMQQSEIRNSLSAQEQMELDSVIRLTKENNLNIVYNLDSITGKMADTASGKLGWKELKLMAQDPLVSDSTFAGVMKKNELKVFDFLDMKQQRNFVANSNLFMVGFARNLPVMMLFLLPFFALILKLLYIRRPWYYVEHLIHGLHVHCFAYLIYGIAIVLIYFKLGNAWWIGTISFLAVSLYTFVSVLKVYRQGWFKALIKFNILGFTYFFLFWIALIYELYISLLVL; this is translated from the coding sequence ATGAAAAAAAGAAAACATCTTCCCTATTGTCTTAATTGTCGGACCGAATTGACTGAAAAGGACAACTATTGTCCGGTATGCGGTCAGGAAAACCTGGACCGGAAAGTACCACTGGGTATATTTATGGCCGACTTTTTTTCCAATTATTTAAGTTTTGATTCTACCTTTTTCAGGACGGTTCCGGTCTTTTTGTTCAGGCCGGGGAAGCTGACAAATACGTATAACGAGGGAAAAAGAAGGGCATATCTGAATCCCATTCGCCTGTACCTGGTGATGTCCCTGTTCTATTTCTTTGCAGTGAGCCTTATTGTGCCCCGCAACTTTTTTGATCAGGTCATGGCCGGAGATTATATGGGGGCATTTTTAGATGAATCCATGCAACAGTCTGAAATAAGAAATTCGTTGAGTGCGCAGGAACAAATGGAGCTGGATAGTGTGATACGGCTTACAAAAGAAAACAACCTCAATATTGTATATAATTTGGATAGCATAACAGGAAAAATGGCTGATACGGCTTCAGGCAAATTGGGCTGGAAAGAATTGAAGCTAATGGCACAGGACCCGTTGGTATCCGATAGCACTTTTGCCGGTGTTATGAAGAAGAACGAACTGAAAGTATTTGATTTCCTGGACATGAAACAGCAGCGGAATTTCGTGGCGAATTCCAATTTGTTCATGGTGGGCTTTGCACGGAACCTGCCTGTAATGATGCTTTTTCTGCTGCCCTTTTTTGCACTGATCCTGAAGCTGCTGTATATACGCAGACCGTGGTATTATGTGGAACATCTTATCCACGGCCTGCATGTACATTGTTTTGCCTATCTCATTTACGGCATCGCGATTGTCCTGATCTATTTTAAACTGGGAAATGCCTGGTGGATAGGTACGATCTCGTTTTTAGCGGTGTCTCTTTATACCTTTGTGTCTGTGTTAAAGGTATACCGGCAGGGATGGTTTAAGGCGCTCATAAAGTTCAATATACTGGGATTTACCTATTTTTTTCTTTTCTGGATAGCCCTGATTTATGAACTGTATATTTCCCTGTTGGTCCTGTGA
- a CDS encoding endonuclease yields the protein MFFKKKPAQDLYTVGFYNLENLFDIRNDPETLDDDFTPESVLRWTKKRYRNKLFKLGRAISDIGYKTSRRPPVLVGLAEVENRQVIEALLESRRLKDKGYKLVHYDSPDERGIDTALIYQSRHFEVTASEAVPLLVDNPDGQRDYTRDILHVTGLLNNQRIHLLVNHWPSRRDGDEDTAYKRVAAAGVVHEIMDKVKREEEAPAFIIMGDFNDNPFSKSVKEHLLSPDLYNPMERLHSHDRGSANYNFKWSLFDQILFSRDFFVEKKGTHSFAHADIFDKRFLREWSGKFKGTPFRTYAGRRYFGGYSDHFPVYVQLKLNV from the coding sequence ATGTTTTTTAAAAAGAAACCGGCCCAAGACCTTTATACTGTAGGCTTTTACAACCTCGAAAACCTGTTCGATATCCGCAATGATCCGGAAACCCTCGATGACGATTTTACACCGGAGAGTGTTTTGCGCTGGACGAAAAAACGGTATCGCAATAAGCTGTTCAAACTGGGGAGGGCAATATCCGATATCGGGTATAAAACGAGCCGGAGACCTCCCGTGCTGGTAGGTCTTGCCGAAGTGGAAAACCGGCAGGTTATCGAGGCACTGCTGGAATCGCGTCGTCTGAAGGACAAAGGGTACAAACTGGTACATTACGATTCCCCGGATGAGCGGGGGATAGACACGGCTTTGATCTACCAGTCCCGCCATTTTGAAGTGACCGCTTCCGAAGCCGTGCCCCTGCTGGTAGACAATCCGGATGGCCAGCGCGATTATACCCGCGACATACTTCACGTTACCGGTTTGCTGAACAACCAGCGTATCCATTTGCTGGTAAACCACTGGCCTTCGCGCAGGGACGGGGATGAAGATACAGCCTATAAGCGTGTTGCCGCCGCCGGAGTGGTACACGAAATCATGGATAAGGTGAAACGGGAAGAAGAAGCCCCCGCCTTTATCATTATGGGGGATTTTAACGACAACCCGTTTTCTAAAAGTGTGAAAGAACACCTGTTATCTCCCGACCTGTACAACCCGATGGAACGATTGCATTCCCATGACAGGGGGAGTGCCAATTACAATTTTAAATGGAGTTTATTTGACCAGATATTGTTCTCCCGTGATTTCTTTGTGGAAAAGAAAGGGACCCATAGTTTTGCCCATGCAGATATTTTCGACAAACGGTTTCTCAGGGAATGGTCGGGGAAGTTTAAAGGAACGCCTTTCCGCACCTATGCAGGGAGGAGGTATTTCGGGGGGTATAGCGATCATTTCCCGGTATATGTGCAGCTGAAACTAAATGTGTAG